In Chitinophaga nivalis, a single genomic region encodes these proteins:
- a CDS encoding suppressor of fused domain protein: protein MSDPEILIEQANNRGTFYAAVEQDERAAYFYLYPNEVLSSKYSPRPCWLRNLQPAPETRDVAAMKEGMAPMLEVQFCNHPQGKEPLQRERLSIVWLPEGDSAAVLYDGEVLGAIPSWELYTGEKAGSYAADCIDASEHSMTFPLGTPETNQLYGRVKAAMAFWEDWSDDTSQAWGVLQEQFITAYEAQWGKVVKYFAIDGDQWPPMGLGWFEQNDVVYLATMGVSIRPMPMVELIYMEEAPGFRRMELAMALSRKDFSDAEIMELAAIISGLADKPWKQLTWLGEGHTVAAAELPAPFESVVLSTALYNGAALQLPLAYSDKVNLFWLSPITQLEREFAHHKPNGGYDLLEKMIDGQINHVVTKRNALTFE from the coding sequence ATGTCAGATCCGGAAATATTGATAGAACAGGCCAATAACCGTGGTACCTTTTATGCAGCAGTAGAGCAGGATGAGCGGGCTGCTTACTTTTATCTGTACCCGAACGAAGTATTAAGCAGTAAATATTCACCACGCCCGTGCTGGCTGAGAAACCTGCAGCCGGCGCCGGAAACCCGCGATGTGGCTGCCATGAAAGAAGGCATGGCCCCCATGCTGGAAGTGCAGTTTTGTAATCATCCGCAAGGGAAAGAACCCCTGCAACGGGAACGGCTATCCATTGTATGGCTGCCGGAAGGCGACAGTGCAGCGGTATTGTATGACGGCGAAGTATTGGGCGCTATTCCCAGCTGGGAATTATATACCGGCGAAAAAGCCGGCAGCTATGCGGCTGACTGTATCGACGCCAGCGAACATAGCATGACGTTCCCACTGGGTACACCGGAGACCAACCAGTTGTATGGCCGCGTGAAGGCAGCCATGGCTTTCTGGGAAGACTGGAGCGATGACACCTCACAGGCATGGGGTGTACTGCAGGAGCAGTTCATTACAGCCTATGAAGCACAATGGGGAAAGGTGGTGAAATATTTTGCCATTGATGGCGACCAATGGCCGCCGATGGGCCTCGGATGGTTCGAACAAAACGATGTAGTATACCTGGCCACCATGGGGGTAAGCATCCGCCCAATGCCAATGGTGGAACTGATTTATATGGAGGAGGCACCAGGCTTCCGCCGTATGGAACTGGCCATGGCACTGAGCCGGAAGGATTTTTCCGATGCGGAAATCATGGAGCTGGCAGCCATCATCTCCGGCCTGGCAGACAAGCCCTGGAAGCAGCTCACCTGGTTGGGTGAAGGGCATACAGTGGCGGCAGCCGAATTACCGGCGCCTTTCGAAAGCGTTGTACTATCTACTGCATTATACAATGGGGCTGCTTTACAGTTGCCGCTGGCATACAGTGATAAGGTGAATCTGTTCTGGCTATCGCCGATAACCCAATTGGAACGGGAGTTTGCTCATCATAAACCCAACGGTGGATATGACCTGCTGGAAAAAATGATCGATGGGCAAATCAACCACGTGGTAACAAAGCGGAATGCTTTGACTTTCGAATAA
- a CDS encoding WcaI family glycosyltransferase, producing the protein MKMLSDTIIQPPPRPRILLISCNYAPEPNGTGKYNGEMINWLAANGYDCTVITTCPYYPEWKVQPPYDKNKYRYRKEAAGDHVTIYRCPQYVPTKPSGKMRMLQDFSFTLSAGWKLIQLLTRSRFDIVITVVPSFHLGLLAVLYKKLRHARFLYHIQDMQIEAARDLQMIRSRWLLSRLFRIEQYIFRQADTITSISDGMIRKIQQKAGKPIQLLPNWVDIQRYHPLDDRDTLKKAYGFHTTDKVVLYSGAIGEKQGLEAILHAARALREQAQLKFLICGSGPYQARLHALAHSWQLNNISFLPLQPAAHFNRFLNMADVHLVIQKGHAADLVMPSKLTTIMAVGGLALITANEGTSLHTLVQQHEIGMLVKADDQQQLNEGILRAVHTPPPHIARNARRYAENHLSVEKIMSDFTSLIQQS; encoded by the coding sequence ATGAAAATGCTATCTGATACCATAATACAACCACCGCCACGCCCCCGTATCCTGCTGATTTCCTGCAACTATGCACCGGAACCTAATGGCACGGGGAAATACAACGGTGAAATGATCAACTGGCTGGCAGCTAACGGCTATGACTGTACGGTTATTACCACCTGCCCCTATTATCCGGAGTGGAAAGTGCAGCCGCCCTACGACAAGAACAAGTACCGCTACCGGAAAGAAGCTGCAGGTGATCACGTCACGATTTACCGGTGCCCGCAATATGTACCAACCAAGCCTTCGGGCAAAATGCGTATGCTGCAGGATTTTTCCTTTACCCTGTCAGCCGGATGGAAACTGATACAGCTGCTGACGCGCAGCCGGTTTGATATAGTCATTACCGTAGTGCCCTCCTTTCATCTGGGACTGCTGGCTGTGCTGTATAAAAAATTACGCCATGCCCGGTTTCTTTATCATATCCAGGATATGCAAATAGAAGCCGCCAGAGATTTACAGATGATCCGCTCCCGCTGGTTACTCAGCCGGTTATTCCGGATAGAACAATATATCTTCCGGCAGGCAGATACCATTACCAGCATTTCCGACGGGATGATCCGGAAAATACAGCAGAAAGCAGGGAAACCGATACAACTCCTGCCCAACTGGGTAGACATCCAACGGTATCACCCACTGGACGACCGCGACACACTGAAAAAGGCCTATGGCTTTCATACCACAGATAAAGTGGTGCTATACTCAGGCGCCATTGGCGAAAAACAAGGGCTGGAGGCCATCTTACATGCCGCCCGGGCATTACGCGAACAGGCGCAGCTGAAATTCCTCATATGCGGGTCTGGTCCCTATCAGGCGCGGTTACACGCGCTGGCACATAGCTGGCAGTTGAACAATATTTCTTTTCTGCCGCTGCAACCGGCTGCACATTTTAACCGGTTTCTGAATATGGCAGATGTACACCTCGTCATTCAGAAAGGCCACGCCGCCGACCTGGTCATGCCGTCTAAACTCACTACCATCATGGCTGTTGGCGGATTGGCCCTGATCACAGCCAACGAAGGTACCAGCCTGCATACCCTGGTACAACAACATGAAATCGGTATGCTGGTAAAAGCCGACGACCAGCAGCAATTGAATGAAGGTATTCTGCGGGCGGTACATACGCCGCCGCCACATATCGCCCGTAATGCCAGAAGATATGCAGAAAATCATCTGTCGGTAGAAAAGATTATGTCTGATTTTACCAGTCTTATACAGCAGTCCTGA
- a CDS encoding family 2A encapsulin nanocompartment shell protein gives MSEVSKQKHQTALGDVAARQLAIATRTAPQMSSISPRWLTRLMSWIPVESGVYRLNKVKDESNVTVDCSGRDERVLPQTFVDYEENAREYNLSAVNTVLDVHTRVSDLYSKPYNQISEQLRLTIEIIKERQESELINNKEYGLLHSIAPTQRIKTRTGAPTPDDLDELITRVWKEPGFFLLHPLAIAAFGRECTRRGVPPPTVSLFGSQFLTWRGIPLIPSDKVPIENGKSKIILLRTGESRQGVVGLYQPNLPGEQSPGLSVRFMGINHQAIASYLVSLYCSLAVLVDDAIAVLDDVEIGKYHEYK, from the coding sequence ATGTCAGAAGTAAGTAAACAAAAACACCAGACAGCACTTGGTGATGTAGCCGCCAGACAATTAGCCATTGCCACCCGTACGGCGCCACAGATGTCCTCTATTTCCCCTCGCTGGCTCACCCGTTTAATGAGCTGGATACCCGTAGAGTCAGGGGTTTATCGCCTTAACAAAGTAAAGGACGAAAGTAACGTTACTGTAGATTGCTCCGGCCGTGACGAACGCGTACTGCCTCAAACCTTTGTTGACTATGAGGAAAACGCCAGGGAGTATAACCTGAGTGCTGTAAATACAGTACTGGACGTACATACCCGCGTATCTGACCTTTACAGCAAACCGTACAATCAGATCAGCGAACAGCTGCGGCTGACCATTGAAATTATTAAAGAACGCCAGGAGAGTGAGCTGATCAACAACAAGGAATATGGCCTGTTGCATAGCATCGCCCCGACTCAGCGTATTAAAACCCGTACCGGCGCACCTACACCGGATGACCTGGATGAGCTGATCACCAGGGTGTGGAAAGAACCTGGTTTCTTTTTGCTGCATCCTTTAGCCATCGCCGCTTTTGGCCGTGAATGTACCCGCAGAGGCGTACCTCCTCCAACAGTATCCCTGTTTGGCTCTCAGTTTCTTACCTGGCGCGGTATTCCATTAATTCCTTCCGATAAAGTGCCTATTGAAAACGGCAAGTCCAAGATCATCTTACTGCGTACCGGCGAAAGCAGACAGGGAGTAGTAGGTCTTTACCAGCCTAATCTTCCGGGCGAACAGTCTCCTGGTTTATCCGTTCGTTTTATGGGTATCAACCACCAGGCCATTGCATCTTACCTGGTTTCTCTCTATTGTTCTCTTGCGGTACTCGTAGACGATGCTATCGCGGTTCTTGATGATGTAGAAATAGGTAAATATCATGAGTACAAATAA
- a CDS encoding family 2A encapsulin nanocompartment cargo protein cysteine desulfurase yields MSTNNFQPDGLPDIAVLEKLANQFFHTLQPEQGVLPSDYTSPVLSQDPLLQQGSVADYTHAPTSLPDPHFSGEPGIPVSVAGSGISPAAIRQFEHPVALNASFEQELQRALAAIRSPHFSSQLPVQEMTYYFLPGQTVAAPASGVPPLDINQIRADFPILQQQVNGRRLIWLDNAATTQKPQHVIDRISYFYKHENSNIHRAAHELAARATDAYEGAREKVKHFLHAASVNEIVFVRGATEAINLVAQSWGEQYLQAGDEIILSHLEHHANIVPWQQLAARKGLVIKVIPVDDDGQILLDEYARLLGPKTKLVSFTQVSNALGTVTPAKKMVEMAHQAGAKVLVDGAQAVSHLRADVQYLDCDWYVFSGHKVFGPTGIGVLYGKEALLNETQPWQGGGNMIKDVTFEHTQYHAAPGRFEAGTGNIADAVGLGAAIDYVNHIGIDLIHQYEHYLLQYATQLLKDIPGLRLIGTAPDKTSVLSFIFKDFTTEQVGAALNQEGIAVRSGHHCAQPILRRFGVESTVRPSLAFYNSCSDVDTLVEALLRLRRSKI; encoded by the coding sequence ATGAGTACAAATAATTTTCAACCGGATGGATTACCGGATATTGCTGTACTGGAGAAACTGGCCAACCAGTTCTTTCATACTTTACAGCCGGAGCAAGGGGTATTACCATCAGACTACACCTCTCCTGTTCTTTCACAGGACCCGCTTTTACAGCAGGGCAGCGTAGCCGATTATACCCACGCCCCGACCAGTTTACCGGATCCTCATTTTTCCGGCGAACCGGGTATTCCCGTATCCGTAGCTGGCAGCGGCATATCACCGGCTGCCATCCGGCAATTCGAACATCCCGTTGCATTGAATGCTTCTTTCGAACAGGAGCTGCAGCGGGCTTTAGCTGCTATCCGGTCACCTCATTTTTCTTCCCAGCTGCCCGTACAGGAAATGACGTATTATTTCCTCCCGGGACAAACAGTTGCGGCCCCTGCATCTGGTGTACCACCGCTGGATATTAACCAGATCAGGGCAGACTTTCCCATTTTGCAGCAACAGGTAAACGGACGTCGGCTGATATGGCTGGACAATGCCGCTACCACCCAAAAGCCGCAACATGTAATAGACCGGATCAGCTATTTTTATAAACATGAAAATTCCAACATACACAGAGCGGCACATGAACTGGCTGCACGCGCCACAGACGCCTACGAAGGTGCGCGGGAAAAAGTAAAACATTTCCTGCATGCTGCCTCTGTGAATGAAATTGTTTTTGTAAGAGGTGCAACGGAAGCCATCAACCTCGTAGCGCAAAGCTGGGGTGAGCAATACCTGCAGGCTGGGGATGAAATTATACTCAGCCACCTGGAACACCACGCTAACATCGTTCCCTGGCAGCAACTGGCCGCCAGAAAAGGATTGGTGATCAAAGTAATCCCCGTGGATGACGATGGCCAGATCCTGTTGGATGAATATGCCCGGTTGCTGGGCCCCAAAACCAAACTGGTATCCTTTACCCAGGTTTCCAATGCACTGGGTACGGTAACTCCCGCTAAGAAAATGGTGGAGATGGCTCATCAGGCCGGCGCCAAAGTATTAGTGGATGGTGCGCAGGCGGTATCCCACCTGCGGGCAGACGTACAGTACCTCGATTGCGACTGGTATGTATTTTCCGGCCACAAGGTTTTCGGACCTACCGGCATCGGTGTACTCTATGGTAAAGAAGCATTGCTCAACGAAACCCAACCCTGGCAAGGTGGTGGTAACATGATCAAGGATGTTACTTTTGAACACACCCAGTATCATGCGGCTCCCGGCCGGTTTGAAGCCGGTACCGGTAATATAGCCGACGCCGTTGGACTCGGTGCTGCGATAGATTATGTTAATCATATTGGAATAGATCTTATTCACCAGTATGAACATTACCTGCTACAGTATGCTACACAATTACTGAAAGATATACCAGGACTGCGTTTGATTGGTACTGCACCGGATAAAACCAGTGTGTTGTCTTTTATTTTTAAAGACTTCACCACAGAACAGGTAGGTGCTGCACTCAATCAGGAAGGCATAGCCGTACGATCCGGACACCACTGCGCACAGCCCATCCTGCGCAGGTTTGGGGTAGAAAGTACGGTACGTCCGTCGCTGGCATTTTATAATAGTTGCAGCGATGTGGATACATTGGTAGAAGCATTACTGCGATTAAGAAGAAGTAAAATATAA
- a CDS encoding undecaprenyl-phosphate glucose phosphotransferase, which translates to MKPNINTNELLRQVTDYVILALAFILARHYVDLQPGAAAPSFRMNLLLLSVSALTWAITGIYVHLYDDFRSRPFAYEFVAILKTVVFHSFIFIFLFFFFFKSYPYSRTFTLIYTINIFAGITLSKLLVKKLLRRLRTFGHNTKNVLIVGAGETGLDFHQTITQNDQFGYKCIGFIDDQTNTMINGQYLGSLSDLKNILEDHEIDDVVVALPESSREQTENIILTSEKAAKRVRIIADCHRYCTPTVRMSLFGTFPLITIRSSPLDDNGRQQLKRIFDIGFTLFLLITFSWLFVLIALLIKVSSPGPVIFKQERWGLKNKKITCYKFRTMVRNSETGPDGQFRATIRNDSRITAIGRFLRKTNLDELPQFINVLMGDMSFVGPRPHAIPIHLEMKDTIEHYMLRHLVKPGITGWAQVNGYRGDYGQSGHMQRRIDLDLWYIENYSFWLDCQIIFQTLVNMIRGDENAI; encoded by the coding sequence ATGAAACCTAACATCAACACCAATGAGTTGCTACGGCAGGTTACTGACTATGTGATACTCGCATTGGCTTTTATACTGGCACGTCACTATGTGGATTTGCAACCGGGAGCGGCAGCGCCTTCCTTCCGGATGAATTTACTGCTGTTATCTGTCAGCGCCCTTACCTGGGCCATTACAGGCATTTATGTACACCTGTATGACGACTTCAGATCCAGACCATTTGCCTATGAGTTTGTAGCGATCCTGAAAACAGTAGTATTCCATTCCTTTATTTTTATTTTCCTGTTCTTCTTTTTCTTTAAGTCCTATCCTTACTCCCGCACCTTTACGTTGATTTATACCATTAACATTTTTGCCGGGATTACGTTATCCAAGCTCCTGGTAAAAAAGCTGCTGCGCCGCCTACGGACTTTTGGTCACAACACGAAAAATGTACTGATCGTAGGCGCCGGAGAAACCGGGCTGGACTTCCACCAGACCATTACGCAAAACGACCAGTTTGGTTATAAGTGTATTGGTTTTATAGATGATCAGACGAACACCATGATCAACGGGCAATACCTGGGCAGCCTCTCTGATTTAAAAAACATACTGGAAGATCATGAAATTGATGATGTAGTAGTGGCCTTGCCGGAAAGCTCCCGGGAACAGACGGAAAACATTATTCTCACCAGTGAAAAAGCGGCTAAGAGAGTACGGATTATTGCCGATTGTCATCGTTACTGTACCCCTACTGTGCGCATGAGTCTTTTCGGCACCTTCCCATTGATTACCATCCGCTCTTCTCCATTGGATGACAACGGCCGGCAACAATTAAAACGAATATTCGATATCGGTTTTACGCTCTTTCTGCTGATTACTTTCAGCTGGCTTTTTGTACTCATCGCCCTGCTCATTAAAGTTTCCTCTCCGGGTCCTGTCATTTTCAAACAGGAAAGATGGGGATTGAAAAATAAAAAAATCACCTGTTACAAATTCCGTACAATGGTACGCAACAGCGAAACAGGGCCGGATGGCCAGTTCCGGGCCACCATCCGCAACGACAGCCGCATTACGGCGATCGGTCGTTTCCTCCGTAAAACCAACCTCGATGAATTACCACAATTCATTAATGTGCTGATGGGCGATATGTCTTTTGTAGGTCCCCGGCCCCATGCCATCCCCATTCACCTGGAAATGAAAGATACCATCGAACACTATATGCTGCGGCACCTGGTAAAACCAGGCATTACCGGCTGGGCGCAGGTAAATGGTTACCGGGGCGACTATGGCCAGTCGGGTCACATGCAGCGGCGTATCGACCTGGATCTGTGGTACATTGAAAACTATAGCTTCTGGCTCGACTGTCAGATTATTTTTCAAACATTGGTAAATATGATCCGGGGAGATGAAAATGCTATCTGA
- a CDS encoding group II truncated hemoglobin, which yields MHTIPTLYEWAGGQSVFERLTTIFYEKVGKDEILMPVFKNMSAAHSQHVAHFIAEVFGGPKLYTTQDQGSHAHMVAHHVGKSLTEVQRKQWIKLLLESADETGLADDPEFRSALVGYLEWGSRLAVINSNTTENPVSEQEPMPVWGWGETGGPYQK from the coding sequence ATGCACACTATTCCCACACTGTATGAATGGGCGGGAGGACAATCAGTATTCGAGCGGCTGACTACTATATTCTATGAGAAAGTAGGGAAAGATGAAATACTGATGCCCGTTTTCAAAAACATGAGCGCAGCACACAGCCAGCATGTAGCGCACTTTATCGCAGAAGTTTTTGGTGGCCCAAAACTGTATACCACCCAGGATCAGGGAAGCCATGCCCACATGGTGGCCCATCATGTAGGCAAATCACTCACCGAAGTACAACGTAAACAATGGATTAAGTTACTGCTGGAAAGCGCGGATGAAACCGGGCTGGCAGATGATCCGGAGTTCCGTTCCGCACTCGTAGGGTATCTCGAATGGGGTAGCCGGCTGGCCGTTATCAACTCCAATACTACTGAAAATCCGGTCAGTGAACAGGAACCTATGCCGGTGTGGGGATGGGGAGAAACAGGCGGCCCCTATCAGAAATAA
- the yiaA gene encoding inner membrane protein YiaA, with protein MKQKPSIAFVAASWVALFAGMLGFIIGLWNATMQLNEKGYYFTILMYGLFSAVSVQKCVRDKLEGVPVTDIYYGLSWVSMLLTILLLTIGLWNATLLPSEKGFYAFAFLLSVFGAITVQKNTRDAQAAKNTTTTTETQDKF; from the coding sequence ATGAAACAAAAACCATCAATTGCCTTTGTTGCCGCCTCCTGGGTGGCCTTGTTTGCAGGGATGTTAGGATTCATCATCGGTCTATGGAATGCGACAATGCAGCTGAATGAAAAAGGATATTACTTCACCATCCTGATGTATGGCTTGTTTTCCGCCGTATCCGTACAGAAATGTGTACGGGATAAACTCGAAGGTGTTCCGGTAACAGACATCTACTACGGTTTGAGCTGGGTATCCATGCTGCTGACCATCCTGTTGCTGACCATCGGTTTATGGAATGCTACCCTGCTGCCAAGTGAAAAAGGATTTTATGCCTTTGCCTTCTTGCTGAGCGTATTTGGTGCGATCACGGTACAAAAAAATACCCGCGATGCGCAGGCCGCCAAAAATACCACCACCACTACAGAAACACAGGACAAATTCTAA
- a CDS encoding toll/interleukin-1 receptor domain-containing protein, whose amino-acid sequence MQYDVFICHASEDKESFVRPLAHELKAKKVKVWYDEFSIAIGDSLCSKIDYGLSQCRFCIVVLSANFFQKPWAKRELQGITFREMLEDANIILPIWLDIDVTDVAKHSLPLADKFAISASNGVEKVAQQLFEKIRYHEHLPLDIARKELISYSVKTPAIYDDWWSDVINYEKFLRIPNKDLSLDSPYVFWIFPLPYLTPETPEEYGMNLASAVLQRNWSTDASISRITVLTSPEEVHHFIERWPRLKEYVRTYPHLLALYAPQLTIPGFDSGFEDVLDKIMSSRTKVAYSGWRKAFSYEEKIACGDLVALRHPSWGNYNYRDITSYYFSTNYGNYHRPGHSQFNALIWLLSDDSSWLPPNIRKIFGDTLFYGDDWVGPMPNGSFKSALLKSRIHNFRYTSDIKQGIIEVIKIAQKEIYNQQPPFALMLKFIDSNATGHFLELWKEL is encoded by the coding sequence ATGCAATATGATGTTTTTATCTGTCATGCTAGTGAGGATAAAGAAAGTTTTGTACGCCCACTAGCTCACGAGTTAAAAGCAAAGAAAGTTAAAGTTTGGTATGATGAATTTTCGATAGCCATTGGCGATAGCTTATGTTCAAAAATTGATTATGGCCTGAGTCAATGTCGATTCTGTATTGTAGTATTAAGTGCAAATTTCTTCCAAAAACCTTGGGCTAAGAGAGAACTACAAGGGATCACCTTTCGTGAAATGTTGGAAGATGCAAACATAATCTTACCAATATGGTTAGATATTGATGTTACGGATGTAGCGAAACATAGTCTGCCTCTAGCTGACAAGTTTGCGATATCAGCTAGCAATGGGGTTGAAAAAGTTGCACAGCAATTATTCGAGAAAATCAGATATCATGAACATCTACCACTTGATATTGCGCGTAAAGAATTAATATCTTATTCGGTAAAAACGCCTGCGATTTACGATGATTGGTGGTCGGATGTAATTAATTATGAAAAATTCCTTCGGATTCCTAATAAAGATTTGTCATTAGATAGTCCATATGTTTTTTGGATTTTTCCTCTTCCTTATTTAACACCTGAAACACCCGAAGAATACGGAATGAATTTAGCGTCGGCGGTATTGCAGAGAAATTGGTCAACTGATGCTAGTATATCCAGAATAACAGTTCTAACCTCACCAGAGGAAGTACATCACTTCATAGAACGCTGGCCAAGATTAAAAGAATATGTCAGAACATATCCTCATTTATTGGCATTATATGCACCACAATTAACCATTCCAGGATTTGATAGTGGATTCGAAGATGTTCTTGATAAGATTATGAGCTCACGAACAAAAGTGGCTTATAGCGGTTGGAGAAAAGCATTTAGTTACGAAGAAAAAATTGCTTGTGGAGATCTCGTCGCCCTAAGGCACCCATCTTGGGGAAATTATAATTATAGGGACATTACGTCATACTACTTCTCTACTAATTATGGTAATTATCATCGCCCTGGGCATAGCCAATTTAACGCATTAATCTGGCTTCTAAGCGACGATTCTTCCTGGTTGCCGCCCAATATTCGTAAAATATTTGGAGATACACTTTTTTACGGAGATGATTGGGTGGGACCAATGCCCAATGGATCATTCAAGTCAGCTTTGCTTAAATCCAGAATTCATAATTTTAGGTATACCTCTGACATAAAACAAGGGATCATTGAAGTAATAAAGATTGCTCAGAAGGAAATATACAATCAGCAGCCGCCATTTGCGCTAATGCTAAAGTTCATTGACTCCAATGCAACTGGGCACTTTCTAGAATTATGGAAAGAATTATAG
- a CDS encoding FkbM family methyltransferase: MNTLARSAKRVYVFLFVRKAFYSFHLLFYKLSMFGLGIRNHENEVVSGEKAFIRYLINRGKLSSGAILDIGANVGNYSIMLRNNKIRLPIYAFEPHPVAFRRLETAAAEYAFTAVPLGAGETRTTAAIYDYQGEGGSEHASMYKGVIEELHKGQAEAVAIELTTIDAFVAAHNISRIALLKIDTEGHELSVLKGAQECIRKGMAEAIQIEFNEMNVISRTFFKDIIDLLPGYDFYRLLPDGLKALGKYNTTGFEIFLFQNVVALKKETEGIRTAV; the protein is encoded by the coding sequence ATGAATACGCTTGCCAGATCTGCAAAAAGAGTCTATGTATTTTTATTTGTCCGCAAAGCATTTTATTCCTTTCACTTGCTTTTCTATAAACTAAGCATGTTTGGATTGGGTATCAGGAATCATGAGAATGAAGTGGTGTCCGGAGAGAAGGCATTTATCAGGTACCTGATCAACCGGGGAAAACTTTCTTCCGGTGCGATACTGGACATTGGCGCCAATGTGGGTAATTATTCCATTATGCTGCGGAACAATAAGATCCGGTTGCCTATTTATGCCTTTGAACCGCATCCGGTAGCCTTCCGGCGCCTGGAAACAGCTGCCGCTGAATACGCCTTTACTGCCGTGCCGCTGGGTGCCGGAGAAACCAGAACTACGGCAGCTATTTATGATTACCAGGGAGAAGGAGGCTCTGAACATGCAAGTATGTATAAAGGCGTGATAGAAGAGCTGCATAAAGGCCAGGCGGAAGCCGTGGCCATTGAACTAACGACTATTGATGCATTTGTAGCAGCGCATAATATTTCCCGCATTGCCCTGCTCAAAATTGATACGGAAGGACATGAACTGAGTGTATTGAAAGGTGCGCAGGAGTGTATCCGGAAAGGAATGGCAGAAGCCATCCAGATAGAATTTAATGAGATGAATGTTATTTCGAGAACCTTTTTCAAAGATATTATTGATCTCTTACCAGGATATGATTTTTACCGGTTATTACCGGATGGCCTGAAAGCATTGGGCAAATACAATACCACCGGTTTTGAAATATTCCTGTTTCAGAATGTAGTAGCATTAAAAAAAGAGACAGAGGGTATCAGGACTGCTGTATAA